A single Silvibacterium dinghuense DNA region contains:
- a CDS encoding vWA domain-containing protein: MRRFSVLFGFLSATTFFAAQAQQGTADLHLRVSTQPALVDCAPVSQQPCMTAGITPVDKDGQPARVNIPVAAALPTAITLRNGDGTSVHPFYASAGLSSAGAQRQNVVLLMVDISGSMNQPAPGSTSRFAAVKEAVTAFADGMQPGLDHIAIVPFQSHDVVPVIKAAVYATQKPELLNQLNALPAPAPANNTALYQAVFSGVQSLQDEIDQLQRKGISRDELEPHLVVMTDGKNEVKPGDDPQLLDGALGLQQAIAQVQNSHFDVIGIGFGDKNVIDAAAMQKLSTRFLFASDAGQLLDALHTTRSATTHEIQITWLLPENNRLSLMGRDPAWTPELTLDGGQVLSGDVVRMVGPATGAPVYDRKAADAELNALMAANPPTDAGWSAILFHFILVVALAALLVALWFWVPRLVWADRNLGPLQGRPRKWSSERPAVTSASGVQIRSANMPSGFGGPGAASAPLQRSASQTTQVQPRTHIQSANQ, encoded by the coding sequence ATGCGCCGTTTCTCCGTGCTCTTCGGTTTCCTGAGCGCAACCACCTTCTTCGCGGCCCAGGCGCAGCAGGGTACTGCCGATCTGCACCTGCGTGTCAGCACGCAGCCTGCACTGGTGGACTGCGCGCCGGTTAGCCAGCAGCCATGCATGACCGCAGGCATCACGCCGGTGGATAAGGACGGGCAACCTGCTCGCGTCAATATTCCCGTGGCCGCGGCATTGCCTACTGCCATTACGCTTCGTAATGGTGATGGCACCTCTGTGCATCCCTTTTATGCGAGCGCTGGGCTCAGCTCGGCAGGTGCGCAGCGCCAGAACGTGGTGCTGTTGATGGTGGATATCAGCGGCAGTATGAATCAGCCTGCACCGGGAAGCACGAGCCGCTTCGCCGCGGTGAAGGAAGCTGTGACTGCGTTTGCGGATGGCATGCAGCCAGGGCTCGACCATATCGCGATTGTTCCCTTCCAGAGCCATGATGTAGTGCCGGTAATCAAGGCCGCGGTATACGCGACACAGAAGCCTGAGTTGCTGAATCAGCTCAACGCTCTGCCTGCGCCGGCTCCTGCCAATAACACTGCGCTTTACCAGGCGGTTTTTAGCGGCGTGCAATCGTTGCAGGATGAGATCGATCAGTTGCAGCGCAAGGGCATATCCCGTGACGAACTGGAGCCGCATCTGGTCGTCATGACGGACGGCAAGAATGAGGTGAAGCCTGGGGACGATCCGCAGTTGCTCGATGGCGCGCTGGGTCTGCAGCAGGCGATCGCGCAGGTGCAGAACTCGCATTTCGATGTAATCGGTATCGGTTTCGGCGACAAGAATGTGATCGACGCCGCTGCGATGCAGAAGTTATCGACGCGCTTCCTCTTTGCTTCCGATGCCGGGCAGTTGCTCGACGCGCTTCACACCACACGCTCTGCGACCACCCACGAGATTCAGATAACGTGGCTGCTGCCCGAGAATAATCGCCTGAGCCTGATGGGCCGTGATCCAGCCTGGACACCGGAGTTGACTCTGGATGGTGGCCAGGTGCTTTCCGGTGATGTCGTGCGCATGGTCGGTCCTGCCACCGGCGCTCCGGTCTATGACCGCAAGGCCGCCGATGCGGAGCTCAATGCGCTGATGGCGGCAAATCCGCCCACAGATGCCGGATGGTCGGCAATCCTCTTTCATTTCATTCTCGTAGTGGCACTTGCCGCGTTGCTCGTGGCCTTGTGGTTCTGGGTTCCGCGCCTGGTCTGGGCGGACCGGAATCTCGGTCCCCTGCAGGGCCGCCCGCGCAAGTGGAGCAGCGAACGGCCGGCGGTCACCTCTGCGTCGGGCGTGCAGATACGTTCAGCGAACATGCCTTCCGGTTTTGGCGGACCTGGTGCAGCGAGCGCGCCGCTTCAGCGTTCGGCCTCGCAGACGACTCAGGTTCAGCCCCGTACCCACATTCAATCCGCTAATCAATAG
- a CDS encoding FHA domain-containing protein, protein MGTLGGLLAAVLGILFMVPLADSGLRYLPDSVDLGCFAVIISIALFLYFDRILLGRMRAASLGYGLLFGGVSGILAALLSIGLHHAVADTSPSLFRLAVWALCISVIGLGIGLRWANSNRARVLHTYSGSLVGGLLGGAMFVLFGPHIPGGASIAGLMLAGAGTGFGTGIAPTLIREGSLRFISSGDARAQNKLGKERKLWALDIDESYVIGSATTAQNGTKFQQGADISVPDVAIAPRHAVVFSREGRYFIARHPDVGGPEGIAKYVLRARGKTVVGSQELHPSDDILIGRTALRFESKKGGA, encoded by the coding sequence ATGGGTACTCTCGGCGGACTCCTGGCGGCCGTGCTGGGCATTTTGTTTATGGTGCCTCTTGCCGATAGCGGCCTGAGATACCTGCCTGACTCCGTCGATCTGGGATGCTTTGCGGTCATCATCTCTATTGCGCTTTTTCTCTACTTCGACCGCATTCTCCTGGGGCGTATGCGCGCGGCTTCTCTTGGTTACGGGCTGCTTTTCGGCGGCGTGTCGGGCATCCTCGCTGCTCTCCTGTCGATTGGCCTGCATCATGCTGTTGCGGATACCTCGCCTTCTTTGTTCCGCCTCGCGGTGTGGGCGCTTTGTATCTCGGTCATCGGTCTGGGCATAGGCCTGCGCTGGGCGAATTCCAACCGCGCACGTGTGCTGCATACCTATTCGGGAAGCCTGGTGGGTGGATTGCTGGGTGGTGCCATGTTCGTTCTCTTTGGCCCGCATATCCCCGGTGGCGCATCGATTGCCGGACTGATGCTCGCAGGAGCCGGCACCGGCTTTGGAACGGGCATCGCTCCTACCCTGATCCGCGAAGGCTCTCTGCGTTTCATCAGCTCTGGCGATGCGCGCGCACAAAATAAGTTAGGCAAAGAGCGTAAGTTGTGGGCGCTCGATATCGATGAGTCCTACGTGATCGGAAGCGCAACGACGGCACAGAATGGCACGAAATTCCAGCAGGGCGCCGATATCAGCGTTCCCGACGTAGCCATTGCTCCGCGCCATGCCGTGGTCTTCTCGCGTGAGGGACGTTACTTTATTGCGCGGCACCCTGATGTAGGCGGTCCGGAAGGGATCGCTAAGTATGTGCTGCGTGCCCGTGGCAAAACCGTTGTCGGCTCTCAGGAATTGCATCCCTCCGACGACATCCTGATTGGCCGCACAGCATTGCGCTTTGAGAGCAAGAAAGGAGGCGCTTAA
- a CDS encoding ThiF family adenylyltransferase, with translation MLNLFTRTTDITPAPYPAKERSLRIVLAGAGALGSAVLYQLTKLRPAWLTSVLLVDPDQLEERNIALSRFFQQAASSQGQSILTKPKAEVLSAVINDSATFSCEAEVREIADVGWQRLREADMLLCCADDPLARLETAQAARALGLPLIDIGVFGGEELHRPAGRARVTYFAPDNLAACQLCGLREDRRAELLSFAATRSPGCRPLRAPESLGQAAAPPPAIEAAATVVTEIIEDFISYSESDPRYRHSWTVNPAHGDHLPHAPRHLLTRSISCPWHEDEPGGLIALEDDRQLGDSLHAAAPDQHWRIQLAWPVCMEAQCRHCGTVQRTAQRLAALRRSGGCMHCGVTGEMEPRRIVSSLGTQDAEASLTPMELGLPRSHMARLRRVISLGSAS, from the coding sequence GTGCTGAATTTATTTACAAGGACAACTGACATCACACCTGCTCCGTATCCCGCGAAAGAACGCTCTTTGCGGATCGTGCTGGCAGGCGCGGGTGCCTTGGGTTCCGCAGTACTCTATCAGCTGACAAAGCTGCGCCCCGCGTGGCTCACTTCCGTACTTCTGGTCGACCCGGATCAGCTCGAAGAACGCAATATCGCTCTCAGCCGATTCTTTCAGCAGGCAGCCTCATCTCAGGGGCAAAGCATCCTGACCAAGCCCAAAGCCGAAGTTTTATCAGCAGTCATTAATGATTCCGCAACCTTTTCCTGTGAAGCTGAAGTACGCGAGATTGCCGACGTAGGCTGGCAGCGGTTACGCGAGGCCGATATGCTCCTCTGCTGTGCAGACGATCCTTTAGCTCGCCTTGAAACAGCGCAGGCTGCCCGCGCACTGGGCCTGCCGCTGATCGATATCGGCGTCTTTGGCGGTGAGGAACTGCATCGTCCCGCAGGGCGAGCCCGGGTAACCTATTTTGCGCCAGATAACTTAGCCGCCTGCCAGCTATGTGGCCTAAGAGAAGATCGCAGGGCCGAGCTGCTGAGCTTTGCCGCAACCCGCTCACCCGGCTGCCGTCCGTTGCGTGCGCCGGAATCGCTTGGCCAGGCTGCGGCTCCGCCGCCGGCTATCGAAGCTGCCGCTACGGTTGTTACGGAAATTATCGAAGATTTCATAAGTTACTCCGAATCCGATCCCCGCTATCGCCATTCCTGGACCGTCAATCCGGCACATGGCGACCATTTGCCGCATGCACCGCGGCACTTACTTACGCGCAGCATCTCATGTCCATGGCACGAGGATGAGCCTGGCGGACTTATTGCGCTCGAGGACGATCGTCAGCTCGGAGACAGTCTGCACGCCGCTGCTCCCGACCAGCACTGGCGCATCCAACTTGCCTGGCCGGTGTGTATGGAAGCCCAGTGCCGTCATTGTGGAACCGTGCAGAGGACAGCACAGCGCCTCGCGGCGTTACGCCGGAGCGGGGGCTGCATGCATTGCGGAGTCACAGGAGAGATGGAACCGCGCCGCATCGTCAGCTCGCTCGGCACGCAGGATGCCGAAGCCTCGCTCACCCCAATGGAACTGGGGTTACCCCGCAGCCATATGGCGCGCCTGCGCCGCGTCATCTCGTTAGGAAGTGCGTCATGA
- a CDS encoding ubiquitin-conjugating enzyme E2 variant, producing MYRPLPATAEPPAASLWATRLAGEWRLLAALAELNPERMTGLRQEDNTFHLTLRDVPALTRSGGIERTHALRIEFPEYFPAMPMELYLDRPMQHPNIHPDTGFMCLWDRHRATHTCEVALHKAVAILTWTLHNSAQVHVMQPAALASMKEKGDSVRAQLACTPLTGLTPPVMSPVTMPRRRRLS from the coding sequence GTGTATCGACCATTGCCAGCAACGGCTGAACCTCCGGCAGCCTCCCTGTGGGCCACGCGGCTCGCAGGAGAATGGCGCCTGCTTGCAGCTCTTGCCGAGCTGAATCCTGAACGTATGACTGGCCTGCGGCAGGAAGACAACACCTTTCATCTCACCCTGCGAGATGTCCCCGCACTCACGCGGAGCGGCGGCATCGAACGTACTCACGCATTGAGAATCGAGTTCCCCGAGTACTTTCCTGCCATGCCGATGGAACTCTATCTTGACCGCCCCATGCAGCACCCCAATATCCATCCAGACACTGGCTTTATGTGCCTGTGGGACCGGCATCGCGCCACACATACCTGCGAGGTAGCCCTGCATAAGGCAGTAGCCATTCTGACCTGGACCCTGCACAATTCCGCGCAAGTGCATGTGATGCAGCCAGCTGCGCTGGCCTCCATGAAAGAGAAGGGTGATAGTGTGCGAGCGCAGCTCGCCTGTACGCCTCTGACAGGACTTACTCCTCCAGTTATGTCTCCGGTTACGATGCCGCGGCGCCGGAGACTTTCGTGA
- a CDS encoding serine/threonine-protein kinase yields MRELRNLALEMQSLLGARWEVLDCLALGGMATILQLRHRIHKGLFVAKALRPELADRPEILRSFHAEARNASLVGGHPNAVPVFDVLDAGGLPVLLMPFIEGEDLDAFIQRHGPLSRIQTLQFATQISSLLCHAESYGISHGDLSPGNIRLDQFGRYRVLDFGLSRMQNNDDPYQPFSAGTPLYTSPEQLRGEAPDIRTDLYELGLVIVEVMTGKPLMQADSLKAIRQRHLDGISALPAAIEADAPLARLLRRMLARERSERLRGAAELSRALEQLGFQPQELMRPDAASTRRGRISTR; encoded by the coding sequence ATGAGAGAGCTGCGCAACCTCGCCCTGGAGATGCAATCCCTTCTCGGCGCGCGATGGGAAGTGCTCGACTGCCTCGCGCTTGGCGGCATGGCGACCATTCTGCAATTGCGTCATCGCATCCACAAAGGCTTATTTGTTGCCAAGGCGCTGCGCCCCGAGCTGGCAGACCGGCCGGAGATTCTGCGCAGCTTTCATGCCGAGGCACGGAATGCCTCGCTCGTCGGCGGCCATCCGAATGCTGTACCGGTTTTCGATGTGCTCGATGCAGGCGGGCTTCCGGTGCTGCTGATGCCCTTCATCGAAGGAGAGGACCTGGACGCTTTCATCCAGCGGCATGGGCCTCTTTCCCGCATCCAGACGCTGCAATTTGCGACGCAGATCAGCAGCCTGCTCTGCCATGCGGAGTCGTATGGCATCTCGCACGGCGATCTCTCTCCCGGCAACATACGCCTCGACCAATTCGGCCGCTATCGCGTATTGGATTTCGGCCTGTCGCGCATGCAAAACAACGACGACCCCTATCAACCGTTTTCCGCCGGCACGCCACTCTATACGAGCCCCGAGCAGCTTCGTGGCGAAGCTCCGGACATACGTACCGACCTGTACGAGCTGGGTCTTGTGATCGTGGAAGTCATGACTGGGAAACCGCTCATGCAGGCTGACTCCCTGAAGGCAATCCGTCAGCGCCACCTGGATGGCATCTCCGCTCTGCCTGCGGCGATCGAAGCGGATGCCCCGCTTGCACGCTTATTGCGCCGTATGCTCGCCCGGGAACGCAGCGAGCGCCTGCGTGGCGCAGCGGAACTTTCACGCGCGCTCGAGCAGCTCGGCTTTCAGCCGCAAGAGCTGATGCGCCCCGACGCAGCGTCCACGCGGCGCGGTCGAATCTCCACGCGATAG